One part of the Thermodesulfobacterium commune DSM 2178 genome encodes these proteins:
- the cas3 gene encoding CRISPR-associated helicase Cas3': MQNISLNVRDFYKKYFQIDEPYEFQERIWDLILQGKNPLLVRAPTGSGKTEAVIAPFLAQFINNDFIIAPRLIYVLPMRVLVNGIAQRIKKYAERISPNISVEIQHGDIPDSPFFIADIIVTTLDQFLYGFARASRQVGYHIDVPAGSIASSLVVFDEAHMYRDGFTFSIMRALMEILYRSNIPFVVMTATMPKTLEESLFERIEMDEEQKIFADLPSSSKIKITLIDKPLFSKEDINLSDELLEKIKKKKTLIVANQVKRAQKIYEKIKLRLDLRDEEIVLLHSRFTKADRAFHETKALSLIPHKEDGKIVVPEGAGIVVSTQVLEAGIDFSAELLLTELAPADSLVQRSGRCARYNGQKGEMYIFPVEEENKGYLPYEKKCLEKTWEWLKNNPDFDIKDFNQVCNFVDFTLDYKANDYEAADTLIDLYECVLYADTEPRNIQLRKSKPVTIVILDIPDRSGEKIRKEVEAKYLEHLRNTTIKDVSFEIDTNIAWAWFKDRLIKYEIKWRYNENTKRNEFEVIDLFKMRTSREPEEEDPRINPFGIYVIPKAYYDPTLGVEKDGSPFI, translated from the coding sequence ATGCAAAATATAAGTCTAAATGTTAGAGATTTTTATAAAAAATACTTTCAAATAGACGAACCTTACGAATTTCAAGAGAGGATCTGGGATTTAATTTTACAAGGTAAAAATCCCCTATTGGTTAGAGCTCCCACAGGTAGTGGCAAAACTGAGGCAGTAATTGCCCCATTTTTAGCTCAGTTTATCAATAATGATTTTATCATTGCACCAAGGTTAATTTATGTGCTACCTATGAGAGTACTTGTCAACGGTATTGCGCAAAGGATAAAAAAATACGCAGAGAGAATTTCTCCAAACATATCTGTTGAAATTCAGCACGGTGACATCCCTGATTCACCGTTTTTTATTGCTGATATTATAGTTACAACTCTTGACCAGTTTCTTTATGGTTTTGCAAGAGCAAGTAGACAGGTAGGATATCATATTGATGTACCTGCTGGCTCTATAGCTTCTTCTTTAGTAGTTTTTGATGAAGCACATATGTACAGAGATGGGTTTACGTTTTCCATCATGAGGGCTTTAATGGAAATACTTTATAGAAGCAACATTCCTTTTGTGGTTATGACAGCAACCATGCCTAAAACTCTTGAAGAGAGCCTTTTTGAGAGAATTGAAATGGATGAGGAGCAGAAGATTTTCGCAGATCTTCCTTCTTCTTCAAAGATTAAGATAACTCTTATTGATAAGCCTCTTTTTTCAAAGGAAGATATAAATCTTTCCGATGAGCTTTTAGAAAAAATAAAGAAAAAGAAAACCCTGATCGTGGCAAATCAAGTTAAAAGAGCCCAAAAAATTTATGAGAAAATTAAGTTAAGGCTTGATTTGAGAGACGAAGAGATTGTTTTACTTCATTCAAGATTTACCAAAGCGGATAGAGCTTTCCACGAAACGAAAGCGTTATCATTAATACCCCACAAAGAAGATGGAAAAATTGTTGTTCCTGAAGGAGCAGGTATTGTAGTTTCAACCCAGGTTCTTGAAGCAGGAATAGATTTTTCAGCAGAGCTTTTACTTACAGAGCTTGCACCAGCTGATTCTCTGGTTCAAAGGTCTGGAAGATGTGCAAGATATAATGGGCAGAAAGGCGAGATGTACATATTTCCAGTGGAGGAAGAAAATAAAGGTTACTTGCCTTATGAGAAGAAATGCTTAGAAAAAACTTGGGAGTGGCTTAAGAATAATCCTGATTTTGACATAAAGGATTTTAACCAAGTGTGTAACTTTGTTGATTTCACCCTTGACTACAAAGCAAACGATTATGAAGCAGCAGATACTTTAATTGACCTTTATGAATGTGTTTTGTATGCCGATACAGAACCAAGAAATATTCAGTTAAGGAAAAGTAAGCCAGTAACAATAGTCATTTTAGACATTCCTGACAGAAGCGGTGAAAAGATTAGAAAAGAGGTTGAAGCTAAATATTTAGAACATCTCAGGAATACCACAATAAAGGATGTTTCCTTTGAGATAGACACGAATATTGCTTGGGCCTGGTTTAAAGATAGACTAATTAAATATGAAATCAAGTGGAGATATAATGAGAATACTAAAAGGAACGAATTTGAGGTTATTGATCTATTTAAGATGAGGACGAGCCGAGAACCAGAAGAGGAAGATCCAAGGATAAATCCTTTTGGTATTTATGTAATTCCTAAGGCCTACTATGATCCCACTTTAGGGGTTGAAAAAGATGGTAGTCCTTTTATTTAG
- the cas6 gene encoding CRISPR-associated endoribonuclease Cas6 yields MRLSLTFSFTKNLLLPLHYNEILQGLIYRLLDKAIAEKLHDEGFVLGKRKFKLFTFSRLFGNFERQGENLKFFSPFKFYLSSPYNEMIESLALNLLKAPEIKILENKILVESIEVVASPVIKREVTVKMLSPLTVYSTLLSPDGKKKTYYYHPKEKEFSQLVKENLVKKYKAFYGKIPPSEDFFIEPLGISNKNEKLVIYKGFIIKGWMGKFRLRGDPELIKFSYEAGLGAKNSQGFGMWEILEK; encoded by the coding sequence ATGAGATTAAGTTTAACTTTTTCATTTACCAAAAATTTGCTTCTACCTCTTCATTACAATGAAATACTTCAGGGCTTGATTTACCGTCTTTTAGATAAAGCTATTGCTGAGAAGCTTCACGATGAAGGTTTTGTCTTAGGAAAAAGAAAGTTTAAATTATTTACTTTTTCTCGTCTCTTTGGGAATTTTGAGAGGCAGGGAGAGAACCTTAAATTTTTTTCTCCTTTTAAGTTTTATTTATCTTCTCCTTATAATGAAATGATTGAGAGTTTAGCTTTAAATCTTTTAAAAGCTCCTGAAATCAAGATTTTAGAGAATAAGATTTTAGTTGAAAGTATTGAAGTTGTAGCCTCTCCTGTCATAAAAAGAGAAGTGACAGTTAAGATGCTCTCTCCTCTCACTGTTTACAGTACCTTGTTGAGTCCTGACGGTAAGAAGAAGACTTATTATTATCATCCTAAGGAAAAAGAATTTTCTCAGCTTGTTAAAGAAAACTTAGTTAAGAAATACAAAGCCTTTTACGGAAAGATACCTCCTTCTGAGGATTTTTTTATAGAGCCTTTAGGGATAAGTAACAAAAACGAAAAGTTAGTCATTTATAAAGGGTTTATAATAAAAGGTTGGATGGGAAAGTTTAGATTAAGAGGGGATCCTGAGCTTATAAAATTTTCTTACGAAGCTGGTCTTGGAGCAAAGAATTCTCAAGGGTTTGGGATGTGGGAGATTTTAGAAAAATAA
- a CDS encoding M16 family metallopeptidase: MPGEAKKSDYIVDKVVEKKLANGLTVLFYPYEREDVVTVKLCVKVGSAYENEKQAGITHLIEHMIFKGTESKKPEDIVGEIEALGGYMNAFTSFDYTCYYTTGPTKILEKSLDILSDIVFHPYFDPKELEREKEVVVEEMKMRLDNPHVVLFEEVMKASYQKYPYRRPIIGYEETVRSLKREDLLSFINQFYTPENMVLSVVGKVPQDELLSLINKFFTNLPKRKLKKVKFPEEPFTEKPKLVWVERPVKEGYFVFTLPGVSFREEDAPLLDLLVQALGGGESSRLYVRLKRELNLVKTISISAFSPVGPGLIEIYGTADQEKFKDIVSHLITELEEIKNLGVTEEELKKAKVQLISDFVFDAETSDGLSNTLSFFQLKRGNYRDILWYKNKIEQATVEDLKEVAKKYFNFDKLVGGFLSEKRLFDEEDFKKLISVKKDSPVKFFTLENKLKVIVYPRKDLPTVGITLAFPGGLRFETPQTNGLFQALTLLWTRGTQKYSAEEISSKLEALGATIKGFSGRNTFGLKALSLSSNFDETLKLFKEILLTPTFKEEECEKARPELISMIFMQEDSPISLAVNQFLKILFSDHPYGLNIAGDLIFYQNFKAEDLRQAYQNFVTPEKAVLTVVGDVDPLILKQKLESYLKDWKASKVRVKEEEEPKLPSQKTQKIKKETFQNQILLGFQTPGLNSKEKLVLEILSSALSGQDGRLFRVLRDERSLAYSVTSFTVFYPKKSAFVFYIGCSPEKEEAAIAGFWEILEEVSKKGLTLEEIERAKNRLLGKLKIGLQSNLAKSEDIAVNEVLNLGWDYSQNYENMLQYIKQEDIQKFIKTYLKKENAVLFILGK, translated from the coding sequence ATGCCAGGAGAAGCTAAAAAATCTGATTACATAGTAGACAAGGTGGTAGAAAAAAAACTTGCAAACGGGCTTACGGTACTTTTTTATCCCTATGAAAGAGAAGACGTGGTAACTGTTAAGCTTTGCGTTAAAGTCGGTAGTGCTTATGAAAATGAAAAACAGGCAGGGATTACCCATCTTATAGAACACATGATCTTTAAAGGCACCGAATCCAAAAAGCCAGAGGATATCGTAGGTGAAATCGAAGCCCTTGGTGGCTACATGAACGCCTTTACCTCTTTTGATTACACCTGTTATTATACCACAGGCCCAACCAAGATCTTAGAAAAATCCTTAGATATACTTTCTGACATAGTGTTTCATCCTTATTTTGACCCTAAAGAGTTAGAAAGAGAAAAAGAAGTGGTGGTTGAGGAGATGAAAATGAGGCTTGACAATCCCCATGTAGTGCTTTTCGAGGAAGTCATGAAGGCCTCTTATCAAAAATATCCTTATAGACGCCCTATCATCGGTTATGAAGAAACCGTAAGGTCTCTTAAAAGAGAAGACCTCTTGTCCTTTATCAACCAGTTTTATACCCCTGAAAATATGGTCCTTTCAGTGGTAGGGAAAGTCCCTCAGGATGAGCTCCTTTCTCTAATCAATAAATTCTTTACCAACCTTCCTAAACGAAAGCTTAAAAAAGTAAAATTCCCTGAAGAACCCTTTACAGAAAAACCAAAGTTAGTCTGGGTAGAAAGACCGGTTAAAGAGGGGTATTTTGTTTTTACTTTGCCTGGGGTTTCTTTTAGGGAAGAAGATGCACCTCTTTTAGACCTACTTGTCCAGGCCTTAGGAGGAGGAGAATCTTCAAGACTTTACGTAAGATTAAAAAGGGAATTAAACTTAGTAAAGACTATCTCTATTTCTGCTTTTTCTCCGGTAGGACCTGGGTTGATAGAAATCTATGGCACTGCAGACCAAGAAAAGTTTAAAGACATAGTCTCCCATCTGATAACCGAGCTTGAAGAAATCAAAAATTTAGGAGTTACTGAAGAAGAGTTAAAAAAAGCAAAAGTACAACTAATTTCTGACTTTGTGTTTGATGCAGAAACTTCTGATGGTCTTTCAAACACTCTTTCGTTTTTTCAGCTAAAAAGAGGAAATTATAGGGACATCCTGTGGTATAAAAACAAGATAGAGCAAGCAACGGTTGAAGACCTAAAAGAGGTAGCGAAAAAATACTTTAATTTTGATAAACTGGTAGGTGGGTTTCTATCTGAAAAAAGGCTTTTTGATGAAGAAGATTTTAAAAAATTGATCTCTGTAAAAAAAGATTCTCCTGTTAAATTCTTTACCTTAGAAAATAAACTAAAGGTCATCGTCTATCCACGGAAGGATTTACCCACCGTAGGAATAACCTTAGCCTTTCCAGGAGGTTTGAGGTTTGAGACCCCTCAAACTAATGGACTTTTTCAAGCATTAACCCTTCTTTGGACAAGAGGAACTCAAAAATATTCTGCAGAAGAAATCTCCTCTAAGCTTGAGGCATTAGGTGCTACCATAAAAGGTTTTTCTGGAAGAAATACCTTTGGGTTAAAAGCACTCTCCCTTTCCTCTAATTTTGATGAAACCTTAAAGCTTTTTAAGGAAATCTTACTAACTCCTACTTTTAAAGAAGAGGAGTGTGAAAAAGCTCGGCCTGAACTTATTTCTATGATTTTTATGCAAGAAGACAGTCCGATCAGCTTAGCTGTCAATCAATTTTTAAAAATACTTTTTTCAGATCATCCCTATGGATTAAACATAGCAGGCGACTTAATTTTTTACCAAAACTTTAAAGCCGAAGACCTAAGGCAGGCTTATCAAAATTTTGTTACCCCTGAAAAGGCTGTATTAACCGTGGTAGGGGACGTAGACCCCTTAATCCTAAAACAAAAACTCGAATCCTATCTAAAGGACTGGAAAGCCTCAAAGGTAAGAGTTAAAGAAGAAGAAGAACCTAAACTCCCTTCTCAGAAGACCCAAAAAATAAAAAAAGAAACCTTCCAGAACCAAATTTTACTTGGATTTCAAACTCCTGGTCTTAATTCAAAGGAAAAACTGGTATTAGAAATCTTAAGCAGTGCTCTCTCAGGCCAAGACGGAAGGCTATTTAGGGTTTTACGGGATGAACGCTCCCTTGCTTATAGCGTTACCTCGTTTACGGTGTTTTATCCTAAAAAATCTGCCTTTGTGTTCTACATAGGTTGTTCTCCGGAAAAAGAAGAAGCTGCGATAGCAGGTTTTTGGGAAATTTTGGAAGAAGTTTCTAAAAAAGGTTTAACCTTAGAGGAAATCGAAAGGGCTAAAAACAGACTTTTAGGTAAGCTCAAAATTGGCTTACAAAGCAACCTTGCTAAATCCGAAGACATAGCAGTAAATGAGGTTTTAAACCTTGGGTGGGACTATAGTCAAAATTACGAAAACATGTTACAATATATCAAACAAGAAGATATCCAAAAGTTTATAAAAACCTATCTAAAAAAAGAAAATGCTGTGCTTTTTATTTTAGGAAAATAA